One segment of Aliidongia dinghuensis DNA contains the following:
- a CDS encoding ABC transporter permease, which translates to MPFLKPALFGAFLIAFLMSFENFNTTLMLVGSDPPLPIYMHGQMRKATTPAISAISLVPVLVTRLLAGGADAPSRARGAAPEEPRPRSRVRGVVSESGRNRLKRREIRALSGAFASHGQPLEACDRAIGAPQ; encoded by the coding sequence GTGCCGTTCCTCAAGCCGGCGTTGTTTGGCGCGTTCCTGATCGCGTTTCTGATGTCCTTCGAGAATTTCAACACCACGTTGATGCTCGTCGGGTCGGACCCACCGTTGCCGATCTACATGCACGGGCAGATGCGCAAAGCGACGACGCCGGCGATCAGTGCCATCAGCCTTGTCCCCGTGCTGGTGACCAGGCTGCTCGCCGGCGGCGCTGACGCTCCGAGTCGCGCCCGAGGAGCCGCGCCCGAGGAGCCGCGCCCTAGGAGTCGCGTCCGAGGAGTTGTGTCCGAGTCGGGGCGGAATCGGCTGAAGCGGCGTGAAATCCGGGCCTTGTCGGGGGCGTTCGCCAGCCATGGTCAACCGCTTGAGGCCTGCGATCGGGCTATCGGCGCGCCACAGTGA
- a CDS encoding methyl-accepting chemotaxis protein, giving the protein MLTAFSNQRLSVKLGAAFGLLVATVVAMIALSLSQFAAQNARLEALTSGPVRQTALAQNAVLSLVKMSRAARDLVIERTDAGKAAAITEIAAEKANLATLSDSLQALPSAAQSAKLKDFLDQAGKYGAIVDEMTSLAKLNSKSRALALSSTKGAEAFHKVESQVSAMIDAETKIADSERNVLVQRMIGTGLRLLAELNHFYGLEKDTIAEIDDQRLDQLEKDLDAAADRISDLRDKVRAFSSSQLAPPEMMDQMNIVDDGFDQWLAVDKEIRRLTRENGDGKAQTIATTRGKAALDAAEAAARSWLDETNQAMQGELAQARGSYVTNRGLLMLLAFGGSAIGLALAWLIVRNEITRPLESLRQVMARLASGDLASEVTGVARRDEIGDMARTVQVFKDGLGETEALRRDQEQTRRDAEANRRAALITLARDFEATVGAVVTAVSQSAAQMTRAAGTLADRTTVARDRTIAVEADATRASERVSAVAAATEQMAGSVAEIARQVTEATRATGSAVDEAEHGNTEMRGLAETAQKIGEVVALISQIASQTNLLALNATIEAARAGEAGKGFAVVASEVKVLAQQTAQATEEIGAHVSAIQSATGRAVAAIRGVGTTISKIDGITTTIAAAVEEQEATTREIAGNVDGAARGTEGVSTTITEVSGAVTDAGTEAASVAEVAAALARQSVELESQVGAFLAHIRAG; this is encoded by the coding sequence ATGCTCACCGCCTTCAGCAACCAGCGCCTGTCGGTCAAGCTGGGTGCCGCGTTCGGCCTGCTCGTTGCGACCGTCGTTGCGATGATCGCGCTGTCGCTGAGCCAGTTCGCGGCCCAGAACGCCCGGCTTGAAGCGCTGACCTCGGGGCCGGTACGGCAGACGGCGCTGGCACAGAACGCGGTCCTGAGCCTGGTCAAGATGTCCCGCGCGGCACGCGATCTGGTGATCGAGCGCACGGATGCCGGCAAGGCGGCCGCCATCACCGAGATCGCGGCCGAGAAGGCGAATCTCGCGACGCTGAGCGACAGCCTGCAGGCGCTGCCGAGCGCCGCCCAGTCGGCCAAGCTCAAGGATTTCCTCGACCAGGCCGGGAAGTACGGCGCGATCGTCGACGAGATGACCAGTCTCGCCAAGCTCAATTCGAAGTCGCGCGCGCTCGCCCTCTCGTCCACCAAGGGGGCCGAAGCCTTCCACAAGGTCGAAAGCCAGGTGTCGGCCATGATCGATGCCGAGACCAAGATTGCCGACAGCGAGCGCAACGTCCTGGTCCAGCGCATGATCGGCACCGGCCTGCGCCTGCTCGCCGAACTCAACCACTTCTATGGTCTGGAGAAGGACACGATCGCCGAGATCGACGACCAGCGTCTCGATCAGCTCGAAAAGGACCTCGACGCCGCCGCCGATCGCATTTCCGACTTGCGCGACAAGGTCCGCGCCTTCTCGAGCTCTCAGCTGGCGCCGCCGGAGATGATGGACCAGATGAACATCGTCGACGACGGCTTCGACCAGTGGCTCGCCGTCGACAAGGAGATCCGGCGCTTGACGCGCGAGAACGGCGACGGCAAGGCGCAGACGATCGCCACCACCCGCGGCAAGGCGGCGCTCGACGCGGCCGAAGCGGCCGCCCGTTCCTGGCTCGACGAGACCAACCAGGCCATGCAGGGCGAGCTCGCCCAGGCCCGCGGCAGCTATGTCACCAACCGCGGTCTCCTGATGCTGCTGGCGTTCGGCGGTTCGGCGATCGGCTTGGCGCTCGCCTGGCTCATTGTCCGCAACGAGATCACCCGCCCGCTCGAGAGCCTGCGCCAGGTGATGGCGCGGCTGGCCAGCGGCGACCTCGCAAGCGAGGTGACGGGCGTCGCGCGGCGCGACGAGATCGGCGACATGGCGCGCACGGTCCAGGTGTTCAAGGACGGGCTTGGCGAGACCGAGGCGCTACGCCGGGACCAGGAGCAGACACGCCGCGATGCCGAGGCGAACCGCCGGGCAGCGCTGATCACCCTGGCGCGGGATTTCGAGGCGACGGTCGGCGCCGTCGTCACCGCCGTCTCACAGTCGGCGGCGCAGATGACCCGGGCTGCCGGCACGCTCGCCGACCGGACGACGGTGGCGCGCGACCGCACCATCGCCGTTGAGGCCGACGCGACGCGCGCATCGGAACGGGTCTCGGCGGTCGCGGCCGCGACCGAGCAGATGGCAGGATCCGTGGCCGAGATCGCCCGCCAGGTGACGGAAGCGACACGCGCCACCGGCAGCGCCGTCGACGAGGCCGAGCACGGCAATACCGAGATGCGCGGCCTCGCCGAGACCGCCCAAAAGATCGGCGAAGTGGTCGCGCTCATCAGCCAGATCGCAAGCCAGACCAACCTCTTGGCGCTGAACGCGACCATCGAGGCCGCGCGTGCCGGCGAAGCCGGCAAGGGCTTCGCGGTCGTGGCAAGCGAGGTGAAGGTGCTCGCCCAGCAGACCGCCCAGGCGACGGAAGAGATCGGTGCCCATGTGAGCGCTATCCAGAGCGCCACCGGCCGCGCCGTGGCGGCAATCCGCGGCGTCGGCACGACGATCTCCAAGATCGACGGCATCACGACGACGATCGCGGCGGCCGTGGAGGAGCAGGAGGCGACGACGCGGGAGATCGCCGGCAACGTCGACGGTGCCGCGCGTGGCACTGAAGGCGTCTCGACGACCATCACCGAGGTCAGCGGCGCCGTGACGGACGCCGGGACCGAAGCGGCCTCGGTCGCCGAGGTCGCGGCCGCGCTGGCCCGCCAGTCGGTCGAGTTAGAGAGCCAGGTTGGAGCGTTCCTGGCGCATATCCGCGCCGGCTGA
- the glpD gene encoding glycerol-3-phosphate dehydrogenase has translation MNGSQQVDVLVIGGGINGAGIARDAAGRGLKVLLVEQGDLASATSSASTKLIHGGLRYLEYGEFRLVREALIERERLLSLAPHIIWPLRFVLPHPPGLRPAWMIRLGLFLYDHLGGRQRLPGSHAVDLTRDPRGAGLDPSIKRGYVYSDCWVEDARLVVLNARDAAERGAEIRTRTRFVSAERQGDHWVATIEDLADGSRRRVEAPILVNAAGPWVGDVLRQRLGNPNGKAPRLVKGSHIIVPRLFEGEQAYILQNPDKRIVFAIPYEGRFTLVGTTDVPYKADPAAVAIDRDETAYLAETVSRYFKTKVTPADVVWSYSGVRPLYDDAASNASAVTRDYVLDVEGAKGEPVLLSIFGGKITTFRRLAEHALQKLEPFLPRPTQPWTATAPLPGGDLPGDDFDAFLKQLQQTKPWLPAPLARRLARAYGSRVDRILAGATDLAGLGHDFGGGLTEAEVVYLRDQEWARSADDVLWRRSKLGLHVPPGTREALDRFFLGSAGADMRQERSNLAL, from the coding sequence ATGAACGGAAGCCAACAGGTCGATGTGCTGGTCATCGGCGGCGGCATCAACGGCGCCGGCATCGCGCGCGACGCCGCGGGACGCGGCTTGAAGGTGCTGCTGGTCGAGCAGGGCGACTTGGCGAGCGCCACGTCCTCTGCCAGCACCAAGCTGATCCACGGTGGCCTGCGCTATCTCGAATATGGCGAGTTCCGCCTGGTGCGCGAGGCGCTGATCGAGCGTGAGCGGCTCTTGAGCCTGGCGCCGCACATCATCTGGCCGCTGCGCTTCGTGCTGCCCCATCCGCCGGGCCTGCGTCCGGCCTGGATGATCCGGCTGGGATTGTTCCTTTACGATCATTTAGGTGGCCGGCAGCGCCTGCCCGGTTCGCACGCGGTCGATCTGACGCGCGATCCGCGCGGGGCCGGCCTCGATCCCTCGATCAAGCGCGGCTATGTCTATTCCGACTGCTGGGTCGAGGATGCCCGCCTGGTCGTGCTGAATGCGCGCGACGCGGCGGAGCGGGGGGCGGAGATCCGCACCCGCACGCGCTTCGTCTCGGCCGAGAGGCAGGGCGATCATTGGGTCGCGACCATCGAGGACCTGGCCGACGGCAGCCGGCGCCGGGTCGAGGCGCCGATTCTGGTGAACGCGGCGGGGCCCTGGGTCGGCGACGTGCTGCGCCAGCGGCTCGGCAACCCGAACGGCAAGGCGCCGCGGCTCGTCAAGGGCAGCCACATTATCGTGCCGCGCCTGTTCGAAGGCGAACAGGCCTATATCCTGCAGAATCCCGATAAGCGCATCGTCTTCGCCATTCCCTACGAAGGCCGCTTCACGCTCGTCGGCACGACGGACGTGCCCTACAAGGCGGATCCGGCCGCGGTCGCGATCGACCGGGATGAGACCGCCTATCTCGCCGAGACGGTGAGCCGCTATTTCAAGACGAAGGTGACGCCCGCCGACGTGGTGTGGAGCTATTCCGGCGTGCGGCCGCTCTATGACGATGCGGCGTCGAATGCGTCGGCGGTGACGCGCGACTATGTGCTCGACGTCGAGGGCGCCAAGGGCGAGCCCGTGCTGCTCTCGATCTTCGGCGGCAAGATCACGACCTTTCGGCGCCTGGCCGAACATGCGCTCCAAAAGCTCGAGCCGTTCCTGCCGCGGCCGACCCAGCCCTGGACAGCGACCGCTCCGCTCCCGGGCGGCGATCTGCCCGGCGATGATTTCGATGCGTTCCTCAAGCAGCTGCAGCAGACGAAACCTTGGCTCCCGGCGCCGCTCGCCCGGCGCCTCGCCCGCGCCTACGGTAGCCGTGTCGACCGGATCCTGGCCGGTGCCACCGATCTTGCCGGGCTAGGCCACGACTTCGGCGGCGGCCTGACCGAGGCCGAAGTCGTCTATCTGCGCGACCAGGAATGGGCTCGGTCGGCCGACGACGTGCTGTGGCGCCGCTCCAAGCTCGGCCTGCACGTGCCGCCCGGCACGCGCGAGGCGCTCGACCGCTTCTTCTTGGGCTCAGCCGGCGCGGATATGCGCCAGGAACGCTCCAACCTGGCTCTCTAA
- the pobA gene encoding 4-hydroxybenzoate 3-monooxygenase, translating into MRTQVGIVGAGPAGLLLSHLLHRCGIASVVLEARSRKYVEERIRAGVLEQGTVDLLNEAGVGARMRREGLMHHGIELRFGGRNHRIDFAELTGGHGVTVYGQHEVVKDLIAQRLADGGDLRFEAEDVSVHEFDGARPKIRFQHQGTAQELECDFIAGCDGFHGVCRPSIPADRIKTFDRIYPFAWLGILAKAAPSQDELIYANHPDGFALYSMRSPEITRLYLQCRPDEDLSQWSDERIWAALHKRLGDRADGWRLNEGPILQKSVTPMRSFVTEPMRYGRLFLAGDAAHIVPPTGAKGMNLAVADIRVLAEAFDAFYRLGSEEGFETYSETCLKRIWRMQRFSWWMTSMLHRFDDRSDFDQRVQLAELDYVTSSRAASESLAENYVGLMRR; encoded by the coding sequence ATGCGGACGCAGGTTGGGATTGTCGGTGCGGGGCCTGCTGGCCTGCTATTGTCCCATCTGCTGCACCGCTGCGGCATTGCCTCGGTCGTGCTCGAGGCGCGCAGCCGGAAGTATGTCGAGGAGCGTATCCGCGCCGGCGTGCTGGAGCAGGGTACGGTCGACCTGCTGAACGAGGCGGGCGTCGGTGCGCGCATGCGGCGGGAAGGGCTGATGCATCACGGCATCGAGCTGCGCTTCGGCGGCCGCAACCACCGGATCGATTTCGCCGAGCTGACCGGCGGCCACGGCGTCACGGTCTATGGCCAGCATGAGGTGGTGAAGGACCTGATCGCCCAGCGCCTTGCCGACGGCGGCGATCTCCGGTTCGAGGCCGAGGACGTCTCGGTCCATGAGTTCGACGGCGCGCGGCCGAAGATCCGCTTCCAACACCAGGGCACCGCGCAAGAGCTCGAATGCGATTTCATCGCCGGTTGCGATGGGTTCCACGGCGTGTGCCGCCCGTCGATTCCGGCGGACCGGATCAAGACCTTCGACCGCATCTATCCGTTCGCCTGGCTCGGCATCCTGGCGAAGGCGGCGCCGTCGCAGGACGAGCTGATCTACGCCAATCACCCGGACGGCTTCGCGCTCTATTCCATGCGTTCGCCGGAGATCACGCGGCTCTATCTGCAATGCCGGCCGGACGAGGACCTCAGCCAATGGTCGGACGAGCGGATCTGGGCGGCGCTGCACAAGCGGCTCGGCGACCGGGCCGATGGCTGGCGGCTCAACGAGGGGCCCATTCTGCAGAAGAGTGTGACGCCCATGCGCAGCTTCGTGACCGAGCCGATGCGCTACGGCCGGCTGTTCCTGGCGGGTGACGCCGCCCATATCGTGCCGCCGACCGGCGCCAAGGGGATGAACCTTGCCGTCGCCGACATCCGCGTGCTGGCCGAGGCGTTCGACGCCTTCTACCGGCTGGGCAGCGAAGAAGGGTTCGAAACCTATTCCGAGACCTGCCTGAAGCGCATCTGGCGCATGCAGCGCTTCTCCTGGTGGATGACCTCGATGCTGCATCGTTTCGACGATCGCAGCGATTTCGACCAGCGCGTCCAACTGGCCGAGCTCGACTATGTCACGAGCTCGCGCGCGGCCTCGGAAAGCCTTGCCGAGAACTACGTCGGCCTGATGCGCCGTTGA
- a CDS encoding SlyX family protein: MNDADALARRIDALEMRLMHQDEVIEDLNKIVIEQWKRIDLLTQRLARLSDQLEALRYGAGTDPRNEPPPPHY, encoded by the coding sequence ATGAATGATGCCGACGCGCTGGCTCGCCGGATCGACGCGCTCGAAATGCGCCTCATGCATCAGGACGAGGTCATCGAAGACCTGAACAAGATCGTCATCGAGCAGTGGAAGCGGATCGATCTCCTGACCCAGCGGCTCGCCCGGCTGTCCGATCAGCTGGAGGCGTTGCGTTATGGCGCTGGCACGGATCCGCGGAACGAGCCGCCGCCCCCACACTACTGA